A stretch of the Capsicum annuum cultivar UCD-10X-F1 chromosome 8, UCD10Xv1.1, whole genome shotgun sequence genome encodes the following:
- the LOC107879989 gene encoding methyl jasmonate esterase 1-like, with amino-acid sequence MERSNFLTSLAVLILVLAYASATLSGPKAKKHFVLVHTAGHGAWSWYKIVALMRRSSGHNVTALNLGASGTNPKQALEIPHFSDYLSPLMEFMTSLPADEKVVLVGHSFGGFAVSKAMETFPEKISAAVFLSGLMPGPTLNASTVYTEAINAVITQPGTRVTYNTGLTNPPTTIILGPRYLATNVYQLSPIEQASPT; translated from the exons atgGAGAGAAGCAATTTTCTAACAAGTCTAGCAGTTCTAATACTTGTGTTGGCATATGCAAGCGCAACCTTGTCAGGCCCTAAAGCTAAGAAGCACTTTGTGCTAGTTCACACAGCAGGCCACGGAGCCTGGTCCTGGTACAAGATTGTGGCATTGATGCGACGATCTTCAGGGCATAACGTCACAGCTTTGAACCTGGGCGCTTCAGGAACCAACCCAAAACAGGCCCTGGAAATCCCACATTTTTCTGATTATTTGAGTCCGCTAATGGAGTTCATGACTTCACTTCCTGCTGATGAAAAAGTAGTTCTTGTAGGCCATAGCTTTGGTGGATTCGCCGTTTCTAAAGCCATGGAAACCTTCCCAGAAAAGATTTCAGCTGCTGTATTTCTCAGTGGTCTAATGCCTGGTCCAACTCTCAATGCAAGCACCGTCTACACTGAG GCAATCAATGCAGTAATAACTCAACCTGGTACTCGTGTTACATACAATACCGGACTTACAAATCCTCCAACCACCATCATCCTAGGTCCCCGGTACTTGGCAACTAATGTTTATCAACTGAGCCCAATTGAG CAGGCATCACCTACTTGA
- the LOC107840346 gene encoding receptor protein kinase TMK1, whose translation MKLKKQKPHMGFVCLLIFLHHVVSVYSQGSAATDAAVMQELKKRVNPPSSLTWSDPNPCKWRKLECTKDDRVTRIQVGGLGLKGSLPPSLNNLTELQVFEVQNNQLTGPLPSFAGLNSLQRILVSTNGFTSIPSDFFDGMTSLQSVNLDQNPFSPWSIPDSLKSATSLQTFSANSANITGKIPDFFGDAFPSLVDLHLSFNNFEGSIPTSFSGSSVQTLWLNSLRGKLNGSIAVVGNMTALTTLWLQGNEFTGPLPDFSGLTQLRECSLRDNSLTGPVPDSLVNLPALKEVNLTNNLLQGPMPKFPTSVLRVDMLPDTNRFCLPQPGPCSSQVNTLLAVAEDVGYPKVFADNWKGNDPCLPWMGITCDGGNITVLNFQKMGLNGTISPSYSSIKSLQKLILANNFLTGTIPNELTLLPNLKELDVSNNQIYGKLPPFKSNVLVKTDGNVNFGKDNPPPSAPGAPSGSTPSSPDGGGGGQTHGDGKKPKTGVVVGSVIGGVCGAFVIAGLFVFCLNRTKRKRSGRVQSPHTVVIHPQHSGSDQDAVKITIAGSSVNGGTTETHSCGSSAPGDLHIVEAGNMVISIQVLRNVTNNFSQENILGRGGFGTVYKGELHDGTKIAVKRMESGVMSEKGLDEFKSEIAVLTKVRHRHLVALLGYCLDGNERLLVYEYMPQGTVSRYLFNWKEEGLKPLEWTRRLTIALDVARGVEYLHGLAQQSFIHRDLKPSNILLGDDMRAKVADFGLVRLAPEGKTSLVTRLAGTFGYLAPEYAVTGRVTTKIDVFSFGVILMELITGRRALDESQPEDSMHLVPWFRRMHINKETFRKAIDPTIELDEETLASVSTVAELAGHCCAREPHQRPDMGHAVNVLSSLAELWKPAEVDEDEIYGIDYDMTLPQAVKKWQALEGMSGIDGSSSYIGSSENTQTSIPTRPSGFADSFTSVDGR comes from the exons ATGAAGTTGAAGAAGCAGAAACCCCATATGGGGTTTGTGTGTTTGTTGATTTTCTTGCACCATGTTGTCTCTGTGTACTCTCAGGGTAGTGCTGCGACAGATGCCGCAGTGATGCAAGAATTGAAGAAGCGAGTTAACCCACCGAGTTCACTCACTTGGAGTGATCCAAACCCGTGTAAATGGCGTAAACTTGAGTGTACTAAAGATGATCGGGTGACTAGGATTCAAGTTGGGGGTCTAGGGCTTAAAGGGTCTCTTCCGCCTAGCTTGAATAATCTTACGGAATTGCAGGTTTTTGAAGTTCAAAACAACCAACTCACTGGGCCATTACCGAGTTTTGCTGGATTGAACTCGTTGCAGAGGATTCTTGTTAGCACTAATGGGTTTACTTCTATTCCTAGTGACTTTTTTGATGGTATGACTTCTTTGCAAAGTGTTAACTTGGATCAGAATCCGTTTTCGCCTTGGTCTATACCTGATAGTTTGAAAAGTGCTACTTCTCTTCAGACCTTTTCTGCTAATTCTGCTAATATTACTGGTAAAATCCCTGATTTCTTTGGTGATGCGTTTCCTAGCTTGGTAGATTTGCATTTGTCTTTTAATAATTTCGAGGGTTCAATCCCGACGAGTTTTTCGGGTTCTTCTGTACAAACGTTGTGGTTAAATAGTTTACGAGGTAAGTTGAATGGGTCAATAGCTGTGGTAGGGAATATGACTGCATTAACCACACTCTGGTTGCAAGGGAATGAGTTTACAGGGCCTTTGCCTGATTTTTCGGGTTTGACTCAGTTGCGAGAATGTAGTTTGAGAGATAATAGTCTCACTGGTCCAGTGCCAGACTCTTTGGTTAATCTTCCTGCGTTAAAGGAGGTTAATTTGACAAACAACTTATTACAAGGGCCTATGCCGAAATTTCCAACTTCAGTACTGCGAGTGGATATGTTGCCTGATACAAATAGGTTTTGTTTGCCACAGCCTGGTCCTTGTAGCTCACAGGTCAATACACTGTTGGCTGTGGCTGAGGATGTGGGTTACCCCAAGGTGTTTGCGGATAATTGGAAGGGGAATGATCCTTGTTTGCCTTGGATGGGCATAACTTGTGACGGTGGAAACATTACAGTGCTGAATTTTCAGAAAATGGGACTTAATGGGACGATCTCTCCCAGCTACTCGTCCATTAAATCGTTGCAGAAGTTGATCCTGGCAAACAATTTTCTTACAGGAACTATTCCAAATGAGCTTACATTGCTGCCAAACTTAAAGGAATTGGATGTTTCTAACAATCAAATTTATGGAAAACTCCCACCATTTAAGAGCAATGTACTGGTGAAAACTGACGGCAATGTAAATTTTGGGAAAGATAATCCACCTCCATCTGCACCTGGAGCACCTTCTGGTAGTACTCCTAGTTCGCCCGATGGGGGTGGAGGTGGACAAACTCATGGAGATGGTAAAAAACCTAAAACTGGAGTAGTTGTGGGTTCAGTGATAGGTGGTGTTTGTGGTGCCTTTGTGATTGCTGGGTTGTTTGTGTTTTGTCTTAACAGGACTAAGCGCAAGCGGTCCGGTAGAGTTCAGAGTCCACACACAGTGGTTATTCATCCTCAACATTCGGGATCTGACCAAGATGCTGTTAAGATAACAATTGCTGGTTCAAGTGTCAATGGAGGGACAACCGAAACACATAGTTGTGGAAGCAGTGCACCTGGGGACTTGCATATTGTTGAGGCTGGTAACATGGTGATTTCCATCCAAGTTTTGAGGAATGTCACTAACAACTTCAGCCAGGAGAATATATTGGGAAGAGGTGGATTTGGAACTGTTTACAAAGGGGAGTTGCATGATGGAACTAAAATTGCTGTTAAGAGGATGGAATCTGGAGTTATGAGCGAGAAGGGTTTGGATGAGTTTAAGTCTGAGATTGCGGTGCTTACTAAGGTTCGCCACAGGCATTTGGTTGCACTGCTAGGATATTGTTTGGATGGAAATGAGAGactacttgtatatgaatatatgcCACAAGGGACAGTCAGCAGGTACCTTTTCAACTGGAAGGAAGAAGGGTTGAAGCCTCTTGAATGGACAAGGAGGCTAACCATTGCACTGGATGTTGCAAGGGGAGTTGAATATCTTCACGGCTTAGCTCAACAGAGCTTCATTCATAGAGATCTGAAGCCCTCAAACATTCTTTTGGGAGATGATATGAGAGCAAAAGTTGCAGATTTTGGACTTGTTCGCCTTGCTCCTGAAGGAAAAACTTCATTGGTTACAAGGTTAGCTGGAACTTTTGGCTATCTTGCACCAGAGTATGCAG TTACGGGCCGAGTAACCACAAAGATTGATGTGTTTAGCTTTGGTGTAATTTTGATGGAGCTAATTACTGGAAGAAGAGCTCTGGATGAATCTCAGCCTGAGGACAGCATGCATCTTGTCCCATGGTTCCGCAGAATGCATATAAATAAGGAGACATTCCGAAAGGCCATTGACCCCACAATCGAGCTTGATGAAGAAACTCTGGCCAGTGTTAGCACTGTTGCTGAGTTGGCTGGTCACTGCTGTGCTAGGGAACCCCATCAGAGACCAGACATGGGTCATGCTGTCAACGTGCTTTCATCTCTGGCCGAACTCTGGAAACCTGCAGAAGTGGACGAGGATGAAATATATGGAATCGATTATGACATGACCCTGCCccaggcagttaagaagtggcagGCTCTCGAGGGAATGAGTGGCATTGATGGCTCTTCTTCATACATTGGCAGCAGTGAAAATACACAAACAAGTATACCTACTCGTCCATCTGGTTTCGCTGATTCATTTACGTCAGTAGATGGACGATAA
- the LOC107840347 gene encoding protein DMR6-LIKE OXYGENASE 2 has translation MGEVDPTFIQDVEHRPKLTITEAEGIPVIDLSTLNSPDISTEKNCKELASLVAEVKNACKKWGFFQVINHGVSLECREKIDLASRKFFALSKVEKRRVKRDELNSMGYYDTELTKNVRDWKEVFDFTVENPTMIPLSHEPDDKELKELHTQWPDYPPELREVCEEYVQEVQKLSYKLLELISLSLGLSAKRMNGFFKDQTSFVRLNHYPPCPIPHLALGVGRHKDAGGLTILAQDDIGGLEVRRKTDGEWIRVKPTPDAYIINVGDTIQVWSNDEYESVEHRVVVNSERERFSIPFFFNPSHYTWIEPLEELVNEKKPAKYKAYNWGMLFTHRKNSNFKKRDDENLQIHHFKA, from the exons ATGGGAGAAGTCGATCcaactttcatccaagatgttgAACACAGGCCAAAACTCACCATAACTGAAGCAGAGGGCATTCCAGTGATTGATCTCTCAACACTGAATTCTCCAGATATATCTACTGAGAAAAATTGCAAGGAGTTAGCAAGTCTAGTTGCTGAGGTAAAAAATGCATGCAAGAAGTGGGGATTTTTCCAAGTGATCAATCATGGGGTGTCCTTAGAGTGCAGAGAAAAGATTGATTTGGCATCAAGAAAGTTCTTCGCCTTATCTAAAGTGGAAAAGAGAAGAGTGAAGAGAGATGAGCTGAACTCAATGGGATATTATGATACTGAGCTCACAAAAAATGTTAGGGACTGGAAAGAAGTCTTTGATTTTACTGTGGAGAATCCAACTATGATCCCACTTTCTCATGAGCCTGATGACAAGGAGCTCAAGGAGTTGCACACCCAATGGCCTGACTACCCTCCGGAATTAAG GGAGGTGTGTGAAGAGTATGTTCAAGAAGTGCAAAAGTTGTCCTACAAGTTACTGGAGCTGATCTCCCTCAGCTTAGGCTTGTCAGCAAAAAGGATGAATGGGTTCTTTAAAGACCAAACTAGTTTTGTAAGGCTGAACCACTATCCCCCTTGTCCTATCCCTCATCTGGCTTTAGGAGTTGGTAGACACAAAGATGCAGGTGGACTCACCATTTTGGCACAAGACGATATTGGAGGGCTTGAAGTAAGGAGGAAAACTGATGGAGAATGGATTAGAGTTAAACCTACTCCCGATGCTTACATTATAAATGTTGGTGACACTATCCAG GTCTGGAGCAATGATGAATATGAGAGCGTGGAACATCGGGTGGTGGTGAACTCTGAAAGGGAAAGGTTTTCAATTCCATTCTTCTTCAATccatctcattatacttggataGAACCCTTGGAGGAGCTGGTGAATGAGAAGAAACCTGCAAAGTACAAGGCCTATAACTGGGGAATGCTTTTCACTCATCGCAAAAACAGCAACTTCAAGAAGCGTGATGATGAAAACCTTCAAATTCATCATTTCAAGGCTTGA
- the LOC107840350 gene encoding protein DMR6-LIKE OXYGENASE 2, which translates to MGDVDESFFQDAAHRPKLSTTEAENIPLIDLSPLLTNDPSDTSSAVTNLVAEIGDACKNWGFFQVINHGVPSACREKIERASREFFLQPTEEKRKVSRDENNPLGFYDTEHTKNVRDWKEVFDFVVENPTILPASHEPHDMELMELTNQWPDFPTNFGEACEEYARDVEKLSYKLLELIALSLGLSSKRLSGYFKDQTTFMRLNYYPLCPVRHLALGVGRHKDSLALTVLAQDDVGGLEVKRKTDGEWIQVKPTPDAYIVNVGDIIQVWSNDRYESVEHRVVASSKKERFSIPFFFGPSHYVMVEPLEELISEERPAKYKAYNWGKFNTTRNLSNFKKLNVENIQIDHFRIGDL; encoded by the exons ATGGGAGATGTTGATGAATCATTTTTCCAAGATGCTGCACACAGGCCAAAACTCAGCACAACTGAGGCAGAAAACATCCCATTAATTGATCTCTCTCCACTTCTAACCAATGACCCCTCAGATACTTCTTCAGCAGTAACAAATCTTGTAGCAGAAATTGGTGATGCATGTAAGAACTGGGGTTTTTTCCAAGTGATTAACCATGGTGTTCCATCGGCGTGTCGCGAAAAAATAGAAAGAGCATCAAGGGAATTCTTCTTGCAGCCTACTGAGGAGAAGAGGAAAGTGAGCAGAGATGAAAATAATCCTTTGGGGTTTTATGATACAGAACATACTAAAAATGTTAGGGATTGGAAAgaagtttttgattttgttgttgaGAATCCAACCATTTTGCCTGCTTCTCATGAACCACATGATATGGAACTCATGGAACTGACCAATCAATGGCCTGATTTCCCTACTAATTTCGG GGAGGCATGTGAAGAATACGCTCGAGATGTTGAGAAACTTTCCTACAAGTTGCTAGAATTAATTGCTCTAAGCTTAGGCTTATCATCCAAAAGGCTTAGTGGCTACTTCAAAGACCAAACAACTTTTATGCGATTAAATTACTATCCACTATGCCCAGTTCGTCATTTGGCTTTGGGGGTTGGCCGGCACAAGGATTCACTCGCCTTGACTGTCCTTGCTCAAGATGATGTTGGAGGCCTAGAGGTGAAACGCAAGACAGATGGAGAATGGATACAAGTTAAACCGACTCCAGATGCTTATATTGTCAATGTTGGTGACATAATTCAG GTTTGGAGCAATGACAGATACGAAAGTGTGGAACATAGGGTGGTAGCGAGCTCCAAGAAAGAGAGATTTTCGATTCCATTTTTCTTCGGCCCATCTCACTATGTAATGGTTGAGCCTTTGGAGGAACTGATCAGTGAAGAAAGACCTGCAAAATACAAGGCTTACAACTGGGGCAAATTTAACACCACAAGAAACCTTAGTAATTTCAAGAAACTTAATGTTGAGAACATTCAAATAGATCACTTTAGAATTGGTGACTTGTAA